The following proteins are co-located in the Gemmatimonadota bacterium genome:
- a CDS encoding pyridoxal phosphate-dependent aminotransferase, protein MMNIANRMSLLGTESAFEVLVKARALEAMGHDVVHLEIGEPDFDTPAHIIEAGQRALSDGFTHYGPPVGLPELREAIAEEISTTRQIDVHPDQVVVTPGAKPIMFYSILALAEQGDEVIYPNPGFPIYESVIRFAGAQPVPVPLTEDRGFSLNADQLRDLVTERTKLIILNSPQNPTGGVIPEGDLKAIVEVAVEHQIPVLSDEIYSRMVYGDEFHSISACEGMADLLIILDGFSKTYAMTGWRIGYGVMPMDLVPHFDRLMVNSNSCTAAFTQMAAVAALKGPQDAVEDMMAAFRKRRAIIVEGLNAIEGVTCPMPEGAFYAFPNIAGLGKSSAAVADVILNEGHVACLAGSGFGEYGEGYLRFSYANSVENIEKALARIRVCAERLVSAKAGPGAV, encoded by the coding sequence ATGATGAATATTGCAAATCGCATGTCGCTGTTGGGTACGGAGTCTGCTTTTGAGGTGCTGGTAAAGGCGCGCGCGCTGGAGGCGATGGGACACGATGTGGTGCATTTGGAAATTGGCGAGCCGGATTTTGATACGCCCGCGCATATTATCGAGGCGGGACAAAGAGCGCTGTCAGATGGGTTTACGCATTACGGTCCGCCCGTGGGATTGCCCGAGTTGCGCGAGGCAATAGCCGAAGAGATTTCGACTACGCGACAGATTGACGTGCATCCCGATCAGGTGGTGGTGACACCCGGTGCCAAGCCGATTATGTTTTATTCTATACTGGCATTGGCAGAGCAGGGTGATGAGGTGATTTATCCGAATCCGGGTTTTCCGATTTACGAGTCGGTGATTCGGTTTGCGGGTGCGCAACCCGTGCCTGTGCCTCTGACGGAGGATCGCGGGTTTAGCCTAAATGCGGATCAGTTGCGCGATCTGGTGACAGAACGCACAAAGCTGATTATTCTAAATTCACCGCAAAATCCCACGGGAGGCGTGATTCCAGAAGGCGATTTGAAGGCGATTGTCGAGGTGGCGGTCGAGCACCAGATTCCCGTGTTGTCCGATGAGATTTATTCCCGGATGGTCTATGGTGATGAGTTTCACAGCATTTCGGCGTGTGAGGGTATGGCCGATTTGTTGATTATTCTCGATGGGTTTTCCAAGACGTATGCGATGACGGGCTGGCGCATTGGCTATGGGGTGATGCCGATGGATCTCGTGCCGCATTTTGACCGTCTGATGGTCAATAGCAATTCGTGTACGGCTGCGTTTACGCAAATGGCGGCTGTGGCTGCGTTGAAGGGTCCGCAGGACGCAGTTGAGGACATGATGGCTGCGTTTCGCAAACGGCGTGCGATTATTGTAGAGGGGTTGAATGCGATTGAGGGGGTTACATGCCCGATGCCCGAGGGGGCTTTTTACGCGTTTCCAAATATCGCGGGATTGGGCAAGTCGTCTGCGGCGGTCGCGGATGTGATTTTGAATGAGGGACACGTAGCGTGTCTGGCGGGGTCGGGTTTTGGAGAATACGGCGAGGGGTATTTGCGGTTTTCTTACGCGAATTCTGTGGAAAATATCGAAAAAGCGCTGGCGCGTATCCGAGTGTGCGCAGAAAGGTTGGTGTCTGCTAAAGCCGGTCCAGGAGCGGTATGA
- a CDS encoding lactate utilization protein, giving the protein MSDELIDAFVEKYASLSGVAHVAEDADAVAPIVVSVLREVGCERVVFAELPDGLGDAVERACVDAGIDVRVPPFDSSELPHAIDAAEAGVSWAVFAVAESGSLVEFALDDAVRLVSTLPRVHIGIFKANTLLENLRDAAEPLRQFYLDHPENATATFISGPSRTADIEMRLTLGVHGPEVAHAIVIR; this is encoded by the coding sequence ATGAGTGATGAATTGATTGATGCTTTTGTTGAGAAGTACGCGTCTTTGTCCGGTGTCGCACATGTGGCTGAGGATGCTGATGCGGTTGCGCCCATTGTGGTCAGTGTGCTCAGGGAGGTGGGCTGTGAGCGGGTTGTGTTTGCCGAGTTGCCCGATGGGTTGGGCGATGCTGTTGAACGCGCGTGCGTGGATGCGGGAATTGATGTGCGCGTGCCGCCTTTTGACAGTTCTGAATTGCCCCACGCGATTGATGCTGCCGAGGCGGGGGTGTCCTGGGCGGTTTTTGCAGTGGCTGAGTCGGGTAGTCTCGTCGAGTTTGCTCTGGACGATGCCGTGCGTCTTGTTTCGACTTTGCCTCGCGTACATATCGGTATTTTTAAGGCGAATACGTTGCTGGAGAATTTGAGGGATGCGGCTGAGCCGTTGCGCCAGTTTTATCTGGATCATCCCGAAAATGCAACGGCGACTTTTATTTCTGGACCGAGCCGAACCGCAGATATTGAGATGCGGCTGACGCTGGGGGTTCACGGTCCCGAAGTTGCACACGCAATTGTTATTCGGTAA
- a CDS encoding dihydrodipicolinate reductase, which translates to MHSPIRITQIGLGPLGQMLTPYLVKRSGIEIVSAVDIDPSKTGQDLGEVSQCDQPLGIAITDDLDRGLADADLAVVTTVSELQRIAPTLKAIIDRGVNIVSTCEELSYPWTTQPELSTTIDTWAKERDVSVLGTGINPGFLMDFLPTAATGVCHTVQSIRIERTQDASARRLPFQQKIGAGLTVEEFQNLVAQQKIRHVGLTESMHMIAARLGWQLDHTEDIVEPVLAKPGHCAGVLQTGRGYHNGREVLTLIFKAAVGQLIHNGDSIESQERIQINGTPAYDLIIPGGINGDIATCAVIANAIPIVASAAPGLRTMIDIPPLSCAQETPEE; encoded by the coding sequence ATGCACTCTCCAATACGCATCACACAAATCGGCCTTGGGCCACTCGGCCAGATGCTCACCCCTTATCTGGTAAAACGATCGGGCATTGAAATCGTCAGTGCCGTTGACATTGACCCATCCAAAACAGGTCAGGACCTGGGCGAAGTGAGCCAATGCGACCAACCCCTCGGCATAGCTATCACCGATGATCTCGACAGGGGATTGGCCGACGCAGACCTTGCCGTAGTGACAACCGTATCAGAACTCCAACGCATCGCCCCCACATTAAAAGCAATTATCGACCGGGGCGTCAACATCGTCTCAACCTGCGAAGAACTGTCTTATCCCTGGACAACACAACCCGAATTATCCACAACCATCGACACCTGGGCAAAAGAACGCGACGTCTCAGTTCTCGGAACCGGCATCAACCCCGGCTTTCTCATGGACTTCTTGCCCACAGCGGCCACGGGCGTGTGTCACACCGTGCAATCCATTCGCATAGAACGCACCCAGGACGCCTCTGCGCGCCGTCTCCCCTTTCAGCAAAAAATAGGGGCGGGACTCACCGTTGAAGAATTTCAAAATCTCGTCGCCCAACAAAAAATCCGACACGTCGGTCTCACCGAATCCATGCACATGATCGCCGCCCGATTGGGATGGCAACTCGACCACACCGAAGACATCGTGGAACCCGTCCTCGCAAAACCGGGGCATTGTGCAGGCGTGCTGCAAACGGGACGGGGATACCACAACGGACGAGAAGTCCTCACCCTCATCTTCAAAGCCGCAGTCGGACAACTGATACACAACGGCGACTCAATCGAATCTCAGGAGCGCATCCAGATCAATGGCACACCCGCTTACGACCTCATCATACCCGGCGGCATCAACGGCGACATCGCCACCTGTGCAGTCATCGCCAATGCCATCCCAATAGTCGCATCTGCCGCACCCGGACTGCGCACCATGATCGACATCCCCCCACTCTCCTGCGCTCAAGAAACCCCTGAGGAATAG